The genomic region ATGGGAGTAATGTGAGTATGATGTTAGCGTTCTGGAAAAAAAATAATAAAAGTAAACCCGAGGCGGAACATCATTTTTTACCGGATCGGATTAATGATGGTCTTACTGTAGATCATTATCGGTATACCAGTGAGTTTAATAGCGCTATAATCGAATTGTTTAAAATAAATGGCGGTTTTCACAGATGGCTAAACGATGAAGATAATAGCGATATTTCCTATACCGATGAAATCTGGAAATTTTTCAAAAAAACGAGTACACTTGCGAATCCGTCGTGGGAAGCTTTGCAAACAGAATTAGCGGTATATCCAAATCCGATTGATGGTGATGGGTTCACTATTAAGTTGTCAGGAAATGTTCCGAGTCCCCCCGATACGGTCTTTGTTGTCTCTGTTTATGATAACTTAGGCAGAACGATTTTACAAAAAGAATGTGTTTTTCTTTTGGGAGAAGCCAGCATAATAACAACTGTATTAAAAAAAGGGATTTATCTGATAGAAATAAAAAATAAGGAAAATTTCAAAAGGTCATTTGCCAGAATAGTAGCAAATTAAAAAGTAACCTAATATACATATGTTAAATCAATCTGTACGATATAAAAATGAAAGAAAAAATTACGCTGTTCTTGCTTTTATTGACATTACCAATAATGGCACAATGGAAAAATGAAACGTTGGAACATGGTGGAATAATCCGGGAATACAGGATTTATATACCTTCGCATTATCAGGATTCAAAACCGGCATCGCTGGTTTTTGCACTACACGGGCTATCTCAAAGCATGATCGAATTTAGTCGTATCATAGCAATTGAAAAACTAGCCGAAGAGGAAAATATTATTGTTGTTTGCCCACAGGGATTAGCTAGGTCGGCTTTAGGATTTAAAGTTACAGGATGGAATTCCGGAGCAAGTTTTGCAACTCTTGATATAAATGAATTTAGAGATATAGATGATGTAGGGTTTATTCGCTCTTTAGTAAACAAATTCTCAAACCAGTATACAATAAATCCGGACAATATATTTGCCTTTGGTTTCTCAATGGGTGGCTTTATGACACAGCGACTTGCTTTGGAGTTAAGTGATAAAATACAATCGTTTGCTTCGGTTGCCGGTACTATCGGAAATGGAATCTTGCCAATAGCACCAGACATACCGGCGCGTCCGGTTTCGATAGCCCATTTTCACGGAACTGAAGATGAAATTGTCGGATATGATAATAATGCCTTTGGATTAAATGTTGACAATCTGATTGATTTCTGGAAAACCCACAATCTGGGAGGGTTAAATCCGGAGCATTTTATATTTCCGAAAATAACAAAAGATGCTATGACTGTGGAACGTTTTACATATACCAGTAATTTTAATGATACCGAAGTAGTACTGTTTAAAGTGAATAATGGACCACACAATATATGGCTTCGTGAAGGTATTAATGATATTTCCTATACCGATGAAATCTGGAAATTTTTCAAAAAAACGAGCACACTTGCCAATCCGTCGTGGGAAGCTTTGCAAACAGAATTAGCGGTTTATCCAAATCCGCTCACAGGAAATCAGATCAATATTCGTCTGAGTGGACATCAGCAATATGAAAACGAAGCTTGTACTGTTATTGTGTATGACGGAATCGGAAGAGCAATTATCCATGAAAAATGTAAATTAATCTCTGGTAACGGAACGATAACTGCAAGAGATTTACCCAATGGAGGGATGTATTGGGTTGAGGTAACCGGAATTGAAAAACGCTTTAAAGCACATAAAAAGCTGTTAATTAACCGATAGATTCATTTCAAATTAAAAAAGCCTATCTTTTTCGTATTTTGAAAGAATAGGCTTTTTATGAAGGATTGGATTAGTTTAACCCTGCAAAAACAAAAGGCTTGGCATTTTTAAAATGTTTCAGGGTATCACCGGAATAAGTCTCCTGATTTTCGAGACTCAGTTTTTTAACGGTTGCTTTTTCTCTAAAATCTATTTTCTTTAAATCAACCCAAAAGGTATTTGGTGTTAGTACCGTTTCAAAGTAATACACGCGGTTTTTCTGGTCGGATACCGAACGCCAGCGTGTGGAAGAAATATTAGGCTCTTCCGGAGTAGCAATGCCAAAAGGAACCGAACAATTTCGGATTAAACTAAAAACACTTCCTACAGCAATTCGGGTATCATCTGTTTGAGGAATCACACTCAGGTAATATTTGGCTCGGGTAAAACGATCAGCTGCACGATTGGTACCCGGAAGCATAATGTTACCCGGAATGTTTTTCCAGTAATTATGTAAAGCCAGCTGTTCTTCAAAAATAGGCGAGTTGGTCATCACGGTATAAGTAGGATCGTGATGAATAATCAGTTTACCATTAATATATTCAAAAATGGCATTGTCGCCATAAATATCGGAAATCGATAAATGGAGTGTCGTAAATTTATCGGTACCCGGAATAAAATCAGAAACCACGACAAATCGTTCTTTGCTTAAATCCGATACAGCTTCACTAACAGTCGCAAAATTGTCCAGAACATATTGTGCCCATGCCGAAATAGCCAGGCCTTTTTGTTTTCCATTCCAATCATAAGACGGATATTTCGATTCGACCAACCATAAAACATTCGCAACAAGACCTTTCTCATTCATACCATCGGTTGTGGAAATATCATAAGCACTTGTGATCAAACTACCATATTTGGATTTCCAAAACAAAGAGTTTTTTCCTGCTTCCCCGTTGCGTTCCATTCCTCTTGGAAAAATCCAAAGGTTCGCTGGTATTTCGTCCTTCCAATCCATGGATCGTGCGGTGATGATCGTATTGTTAGGGCCTTTGTAAACCAAACGGGTACACGCTTTTATAGTTTCTGGTGTGAGGGAAATTAGGAGAAAAAAAGCAAAGAAACATCGGGTATTATTAAAAAACCGGAATGCAGTTTGGGTAAAGTTAATCATATCATCAGATTTTGAGGTTACTATACGAAATGGTAATCAATTTAATGATTTATAGTTTGGTAATCAATAGAGTAGGGAAATAGTTGAATAAAAGCACCTAAGCAGCGTTGTTTATAACGATTTGACGGCCCTATCTTTTGGAAAACAGAAAATAAATCGAGTTTTAAAAAAAGGAATTATAGGTCAAAACATACTAAGAAAGAGCCAAATAGATTATAAAAATAAAAAAATCGGGATACTTTTAGAAAACGTTAACGGAGACGAAACTTTTATTGTCTATTGAAAAAAACAGAAATTATGGAGTTAGTTACTTTAGAAAGCAAAGCATATCAGATGCTATTAGCAAAAATTGCAAAAATTGAAGAATACATTAAAGCAGACGACGCAAAACCAAAACCGTCAAAAGAGCAGGAGGAAATATGGATGGACAATTATGATGTATGTCAATTATTTCATATTAGTACCAAAACATTACAGCGTTTGCGTAAGGACGAATTATTGCCGTATACAAAATTAAGAGGAAAATGCCTTTATCGGATGTCAGACATAGAAGTCGCTTTAAACGAACGATTAATTAACAGAAGTCCTAAAAAATTAGACGAATTTCGAAAAAATTATGTAGTGAAAAATACGCACAAATAATAAAAGAGAACTTATTGATACGATGACCGAGATTGTATTGGGTTACTGTTTTCGAGAATGAAAATGTAGGAAAGTTATCGGATTAATTGTTATAGGTTTGAAATATAATTGTTTGTGTTCTGGTTCTTGCTTTGGGGATGTGTTTTTAAAAGAATTGTTTTCTCGCTTTTGAAAGTTTTGAGAATGCCTGTAACCGATTCATAACCGGAAAAACAGCTTGTATTGACAAGTATTATTTTATTGAAAATTTAACATTTCTTAAAAGGTCTGTATACACAACTTTATATAATTTTGAATCCATTATTATGAAGTTAAGAATTAGACTTTTTATAGCACTATGTTTTGTGCTGCTGACAGGGACTGTTGGGGTTTTTGCCCGAACGGCACATCAGCAGTTTCTCGGCTATGAAACAAGTGGTAATTCTGGAAAATTTCAGAAGGCTGGCGTATACAGTGCACTCAGTGATATCACAAATTATACTTCATGTCACGTAGAAAAATTAAATGATAAAACATATCCTACCGATAATGAGACCGAAGAAAATGAACTGACGTCTTCTAAAAAATGGTTGGAGTTAAATAATTATTTTACTACCGTATTATACATACAAGTACCCGCTAGGGATTACTACACCATAAAAAAGCGCTTACAACTTTGTAAGCCTTTTTTGTTTTTGCCTTCTTGCAAAAAATTTATCATCTTCCGCGTTATCAGAATTTGATTTCAAACTACCATTGGCGTTAAAACGCTATCTCCACTAACATTTGTTTTGCGGCTCCATGCTCCTGGGATTTTTTTGCCCGATTCGGAGTAAGGATATCTATGCCCGTACACTAAAAAATCAATAAAATTTTATACTGCTTAAAAGCAAAACCATTATGAAGAAAATCCTAATGCTCGCAGGGTTATGTACCTTGTTGTGTTCCATTGGCTGTACGTCAAAAAAAGAAAACGAAAAAGAAGATCAGGTAAAATATCTGGTAACCAATCCTGTTCAAAAGGATACGATGATCACCAAAGACTATGTGTCCCAGATTCATTCCATTCAACATATCGAGCTTAGAGCTCAGGAACGTGGATATCTGGAGAAAATTTTTGTAGATGAAGGACAATTTGTAAAAAAAGGACAATTGTTATTCCAGATCATGCCAAAATTATACCAGGCTGAAACACAAAAAGCTGCGGCCGAAGCGAGTTTTGCCGAAATTGAATATAAAAATACCAAACGACTTGCCGATAAAAATGTAGTTGCACCAAATGAATTGGCTATGGCGAAAGCGAAATTGGATAAAGCAAAAGCCGAATTAGCACTAACACAAGTACACCTTGGATTTACCGAAATCCGTGCTCCGTTCGACGGGATCATCGACCGTTTTCACGTAAGACAAGGTAGCCTTGTAGATGAAGGTGATCTGTTAACCAATCTTTCGGATAACAGTAAAATGTGGGTATATTATAATGTACCGGAGGCTGAGTATCTGGATTATAAAGCCAAAGTAAATAGCAATAGCACTCCAACTGTTGGCTTATTAATGGCCAATAACAAAATGTTTGATCATTCTGGTGTGGTGGAAACGATTGAAGGAGAGTTTAATAATGAAACCGGAAATATTGCCTTCAGAGCAACATTTCCGAACCCGAAAGGATTGTTACGCCATGGGGAAACGGGGAATATCAAAATGGGAATTCCTCTTAAAAATGCCATCCTGATTCCTCAAAAAGCAACTTTTGAAGTCCTTGACAAAAAGTATGTATATGTAGTCGATAAAGACAATGTATTGCGATCAAGAGAAATTCAAATCGCAGCAGAATTACCGCATATTTTCGTAATTAAAAGCGGCTTGGCACTTACTGATAAGGTGCTTATCGAAGGAATTCGTCTTGTAAAAGAGAATGAAAAAATCAATTACAAATTTGAGAAGCCCGAATATGTTATGTCGCATTTAGAGCTATATGCAGAATAATCGAATAACTAAAAAGAGAAAACATGTTTAGTAAATTTATACATAGACCTGTATTTGCGATTGTAATTTCGATTATGATTGTCTTTATGGGCTCCCTGGCAATTAAACAGTTGCCTACATCGCAATTTCCAGATATTGCGCCAACGACAGTAAATATTTTTATCGCCTATCCGGGATCCAGTGCCGACGTATTGGTAAAATCAACGTTGATCACATTAGAAAATGCGATTAACGGGGTTCAGGATATGCGTTATATGGCAACCGATGCGACCAGTGCCGGTGAAGCGACTTTAAGAATCATCTTCGAACCCGGAACCGACCCGAATCAGGCGGTGGTAAGGGTTAAAACAAGGGTGGATCAGGTGATGCCGTTATTACCCGAACTGG from Flavobacterium sp. WV_118_3 harbors:
- a CDS encoding T9SS type A sorting domain-containing protein, giving the protein MKEKITLFLLLLTLPIMAQWKNETLEHGGIIREYRIYIPSHYQDSKPASLVFALHGLSQSMIEFSRIIAIEKLAEEENIIVVCPQGLARSALGFKVTGWNSGASFATLDINEFRDIDDVGFIRSLVNKFSNQYTINPDNIFAFGFSMGGFMTQRLALELSDKIQSFASVAGTIGNGILPIAPDIPARPVSIAHFHGTEDEIVGYDNNAFGLNVDNLIDFWKTHNLGGLNPEHFIFPKITKDAMTVERFTYTSNFNDTEVVLFKVNNGPHNIWLREGINDISYTDEIWKFFKKTSTLANPSWEALQTELAVYPNPLTGNQINIRLSGHQQYENEACTVIVYDGIGRAIIHEKCKLISGNGTITARDLPNGGMYWVEVTGIEKRFKAHKKLLINR
- a CDS encoding linear amide C-N hydrolase; translation: MINFTQTAFRFFNNTRCFFAFFLLISLTPETIKACTRLVYKGPNNTIITARSMDWKDEIPANLWIFPRGMERNGEAGKNSLFWKSKYGSLITSAYDISTTDGMNEKGLVANVLWLVESKYPSYDWNGKQKGLAISAWAQYVLDNFATVSEAVSDLSKERFVVVSDFIPGTDKFTTLHLSISDIYGDNAIFEYINGKLIIHHDPTYTVMTNSPIFEEQLALHNYWKNIPGNIMLPGTNRAADRFTRAKYYLSVIPQTDDTRIAVGSVFSLIRNCSVPFGIATPEEPNISSTRWRSVSDQKNRVYYFETVLTPNTFWVDLKKIDFREKATVKKLSLENQETYSGDTLKHFKNAKPFVFAGLN
- a CDS encoding helix-turn-helix domain-containing protein translates to MELVTLESKAYQMLLAKIAKIEEYIKADDAKPKPSKEQEEIWMDNYDVCQLFHISTKTLQRLRKDELLPYTKLRGKCLYRMSDIEVALNERLINRSPKKLDEFRKNYVVKNTHK
- a CDS encoding efflux RND transporter periplasmic adaptor subunit — encoded protein: MKKILMLAGLCTLLCSIGCTSKKENEKEDQVKYLVTNPVQKDTMITKDYVSQIHSIQHIELRAQERGYLEKIFVDEGQFVKKGQLLFQIMPKLYQAETQKAAAEASFAEIEYKNTKRLADKNVVAPNELAMAKAKLDKAKAELALTQVHLGFTEIRAPFDGIIDRFHVRQGSLVDEGDLLTNLSDNSKMWVYYNVPEAEYLDYKAKVNSNSTPTVGLLMANNKMFDHSGVVETIEGEFNNETGNIAFRATFPNPKGLLRHGETGNIKMGIPLKNAILIPQKATFEVLDKKYVYVVDKDNVLRSREIQIAAELPHIFVIKSGLALTDKVLIEGIRLVKENEKINYKFEKPEYVMSHLELYAE